TACCGTGGCGATTCCGATCTCCGCGCCGCTGGCGCAGATTCTGTTACGCAGTATCGATCAGGTTTCCACCCAGCCGTTTGTGGCGGTGGCACGCGCCAAAGGTGCCAGTGAAAGCCACGTATTGTGGCATCACGTGATGCGCAATGCGCTGCTGCCGGTACTCAACGTCGCCGGTTTACTGCTCGGCGAACTGATTGCCGGTGCGCTGATTACCGAAACCGTATTTGGTTTGAGCGGCATTGGTCAGCTGACGCAGCAGGCGGTGAATAATCAGGACGTCGCGGTGTTGCAAGCGGTGGTGATGATCTCTGCGCTGGCCTTTGTGCTGATTAACCTGTTGGTCGATGCGCTGATGCCGCTGTTCGATCCGCGTCTGCAATCCATTGCCGGAGGCCACCGATGAGCCTGGTCGATTACGCAACTGCGCGTCAGAGCAACGGCAAGGCCCGGGCGTCGCGCGCGCTACATATCCAGCCGGGTTTATGGCTGGCGTGGGGCGTGATGCTGCTGGCGCTGCTGGCGGCCTTTGCGCCCAGTTTGTTTACCCATTTCAGCCCAACCGAAGGCGTGCCCGGCGCGCAGCGTCTGCCGCCGCAGGCTGCTTACTGGCTCGGTACCGATCAGCTGGGCCGCGATCTCTATGCGCGCATTATTTATGGTGCGTCACAGTCGCTGTCGGCCGCCGTCGCCGCCGTGGCGATGGGCCTGATTGGCGGCACCACGCTCGGCGTGCTGGCGGGCGCGATAGGCGGACGCAGCGAGAACTGGCTGATGCGTGTAGTCGATGTGCTGCTGTCGATTCCGTCGCTGCTGCTGTCACTGAGCATTCTGATCCTGCTCGGCTTCGGCACCGTGCACGCCGCACTGGCGGTGGGCATCGCGTCGATTGCCAGCTTTGCCCGTCTGGCGCGCGGTGAAGTGGTGCGCGTGCGCCGCAGTGAATTCGTCGAAGCCGCTTACGGCAGCGGCGGCAGTTTCTGGCGCGTGCTGTGGCGCCATATTTTGCCCAACTCGCTCACGGCGGTGATCGCCTTCGCCGCCCTGCAGTTTGGTCAGGCGATTCTGGCGTTATCAACGCTCAGTTTTCTCGGCTACGGCACGCCGCCGCCAACGCCAGAATGGGGTTTGCTGATCGCCGAAGGCCGCAACTATCTGGCCACCGCCTGGTGGCTCACTACCTTCCCCGGCATCGTGGTGGTCGCCGTCGTGCTGGCCGCCAATCGCATCAGCCGTCAACTGGCCGGAGGTGACGCATGAGCGCGCTATTAGCCATTGAGAATTTAACCCTGAGCTATCGCCAGCGCGGCGAGTGGCGCGCGGTGGTACACCACGTCAGTTTCGAATTACAGCCCGGTGAAATGGTGGCACTGGTGGGGGAATCCGGTTCCGGTAAAACCACCACCGCGCAGGCGATCATAGGTTTGATGGCGGAAAACGGCCGCCGTGATAGCGGCAAGATTGTGCTGAACGGCACCGATATCGCCGGTTGGTCGTCAAAACGGCTCGATAGCCTGCGCGGCGTCAGCATCAGCTTAGTGCCACAGGATCCGGGCAACTCGCTCAATCCGGTGAAAACCATCGGCGATCAGGTGGGTGAAATGCTGCAGCTGCACCTGAAAATCAGCAAAGCCGAGCGCCAGCAGCGCGTGCTGGAGCTATTGCAAAAAGTGGGTTTGAGCCATCCGGAGCAACGCCTGAAGCAGTATCCGCATCAACTCTCTGGCGGTATGAAACAGCGGGTGCTGATTGCTATCGCCCTCGCCCTGCGCCCACAAATCATCATCGCCGATGAACCGACCAGCGCGCTGGATGTGACGGTGCAAAAGCGCATCCTTGATCTGCTGGACGTGCTGCGCCGCGAATCCGGCACCGCGGTGCTGTTTGTCACGCACGATTTAGCGCTGGCGGCAGAACGCGCCGATCGTTTGCTGGTGTTCCGTCACGGCGAAGTGCAAGAGCAAGGTCCGGCGGCGCAGGTGATCAACGCGCCGCAGCATCCCTACACGCGACAGCTGCTGCAGGATGCCGATCCCGGTGAAGCCGCGCTGGCCGTTCCTGCCCGTGCCAACTTCTCATCACCGGCGATTCAGCTCTCCGGCATCAACAAACAGTTCTCTCTCGGTCGCCAGCAGCAGCTGCAGGTGGCCAAAGAAGTATGCGTCACCGTGGCGCGCGGCACCACGCACGCGCTGGTCGGCGAATCCGGTTCCGGTAAAACCACGCTGGCGCGCATTCTGCTGGGATTTGAGCAGGCCGATAGCGGACGCGTAGTGATCGACGGCATCGATGCCACCGCGTTGCGCGGTGAAGCCCAGCGCCAGCTGCGCCGCAAAATTCAGTTCGTTTATCAGAATCCATTTGCTTCGCTCGATCCGCGCCAAACGCTGTTCGCCATTATTGAAGAGCCGCTGCTTAACTTTGAAAAACTCAGCCGCGAAGCGCGTCGTCAGCGCGTCGAAGCGGTGGCGCAACGCGTCGCCTTGCCGCTCGACTTATTGACGCGCAAACCGCGCGAGTTGTCCGGCGGCCAGCGGCAGCGTGTGGCAATTGCCCGCGCCCTGATTCTGCAGCCGGCGATTCTGGTGCTGGACGAAGCTACCTCAGCGCTGGATGTCACGGTACAGGCGCAGATTCTGCAACTACTGCAGCAACTGCAACGCGAACTCGGCCTCACCTACCTGTTTATCACCCACGATCTCGCCACCGTGCGCCGCATTGCGCACAGCGTCACCGTGCTGCACGCCGGTGAAGTGGTGGAGCAAGGTGACACTGTCACGCTATTTTCTGCGCCTCAGCATGCCTATACCCGCGCGCTGATTGACGCGATTCCCGCTTTCCGTCCGCTGATTAAGGAGTCTGCATGACGCGTAAACGCATTGGCTTTTTCACCCGCCTGCTGGATGACACCAGCGCGCAACAGCGCTATCGCCTGGCCACCGAACAGATTCAGCACGCCGAGCGTACCGGTTTTGACAGTGCGTGGATCGCTCAGCACCACTTTCATGAAAAAGAGGGCGGCTTGCCGTCGCCGCTGCTGTTCCTGGCACACGTTGCCGCGCATACCCGCACCATTCGCCTCGGCACCGGCATCATCACGCTGGCGATGGAGAACGCGCTGCGGGTGGCTGAAGATGCTGCAGTACTGGATTTGCTGAGTAACGGGCGGCTGGAGGTCGGTTTAGGATCGGGCGGCACCGCCACGTCGTTTCTGCCGTTCGGCATCACCATCGATCAACGCGCCAGCGTGTTTGCCGATCATCTGCATCAGCTGCTTAGCGCATGGCGCGGCGATACGCTGGGACATCCGGATAATCATCTCTATCCTGCCGCGCCGACGTTGGCGCAGCGCGTGTGGATCGCCACCTTCTCGGTAGAGGGTGCGGCACGCGCGGGCCTGGCGGGCCACGGTTTGATGCTGTCGCGCACCCAGCCGCGCCCGGCGGGTCAACCTGATTTAACGCTCGATCAGATGCAGAACCCGATGATCGACGCCTATCTGGCGGCGTTACCGCCTGGCATCGCACCGCGCATTCTGGCGTCGCGCACCGCTTTTGTCGCTGACTCCAATGACTACGCGCGCCGTCTTGCCGAGCCCGGTTTACAGCGCCAGGCCGCTCATTTCCGCGAATCAGGACATGTTGTTGGCCATACGCTTGACGAGCAGGCGCGTCAGCTGGACGCACACTTTGGTGATGCCGACCGGGTGCGGCAATCGCTGCTGGCCGATAGCGTGTTGCAACGCGTCACTGATATCAGCTTCCAGGTGCACTCCATCGATCCGCCGCACGCCGACATTTTGCGTTCCATAGAGTTAATTGCCGACCACATCGCGCCCGCGCTGCGTGGCTAAGTCGGTGCGGTCACCATAAAGGTACAAACCGGACTGATGGGTAACATTAGAAGGTGCTTGCTGTCCCCCATCCCGGCCTTCCCCCGCAAGCGGGGGAAGGAGACGCTGCCACATGCAGCTCCCAACTCACATATAGCAGCATCTTCCTCCCCCATTTATGGGGGAGGACCGAGGTGGGGGACAGCCAGCACGGTACTAAATGGCGACCCTACTAATGCTTTAACTGGAGAATTGTATGTCCCAACCGTTTGATTTACTTAATGCGCTGGCCGATATCGATCCCGCTTCCGAACTGGCGCAAGCCCGTGCTGAACGCGCCGCCGCCACGCAGCATACGCAAGGCAGCTACGAGGTGCTATTTACGCAAGATGATGAGGATTTACCGTTAGCCGAACGCTTTTCGCTCGCCGCACAGGTCGCGGCCTGGCACGGGGTAACCGCGCTGCAGGCGCATTATCAACAGCAGGCGCAACCGCCAGCGCAAAACGCACGCTTTGACGCCGGTTTAGCGTTTGCTGAACTGCTCAGTCTGCATCCGGTGGAGGCCGCGCCGCAGCACATCGAGACACTGCAACATGCCGGCTGGTCGCCGCGCGGTATCGTCACGCTGGCGCAGCTGATTGCGTTTGTCAGCTTCCAGAGTCGTTTGCTGCTCGGTTTGCGTTTACTCAGCGGCGAAGAGACGGCTGCGCAGCCGCATGCGGTGGCCGGAAAGTGGCACGATGCGCCGTTAACCCTGAGCGGCAAAACCGCCCTCACCGCCTTTACCCAGCAGGAACTCGGCTGGGAGCCGTGGCTGGCGGCTAAACCGCTCAATGAATTTAGCGCTGACGAGCAGGCCACGCTGGCGAAATTCGGCCACAGCGATTCCGATTACTTCCGCCTGTTGGGACGCAACCAGCCGCTGCTGGAGCAGCGCACGCTCACCGATAAAGGCATCTTCTATGCCGCGGGTGGACTTTCGCGCGCGGAACGCGAACTTGCCGCGACGGTGGTAAGCAAGGTTAACGGCTGCATTTACTGCGCCTCGGTCCACGCGCGCAAAGCCAGCCAGCTGTCGAAAGATGAACCGGCGGTACAGAAGTTGCTGAATGTTGCGCCGGGTGCCGAATTGTCGCACGGACAATCGGCGCGCTGGGCGGCACAGATCGATCTGGTGGCGACCTTATCGATCACCCCCGCTGCCACCAGCCTGAAGCAGCTGCAAGCGCTGCGCGATCAGGGATTCAGCACGCTGGAATTGCTGGATCTGATTCAATCCGCCGCCTTCTTTGCCTGGGCGAACCGCCTGATGCTGACGCTCGGCGAACCTTTCTTACCTGCACAAACCCAAGGATGACCATGACCGATCTTTCCCCTCAACAGCTAGTACGCTGGCGACGCGAGCTGCATCAGCATCCCGAACTGTCGGATCAGGAATTTGCCACCACCGAGCGGCTAACGCGCTGGCTGCAACAACTCAACGTTAAGCTGCTGCCGCTGGCGCTGAAAACCGGGGTGGTCGCTGAAATTGGTCACGGCGAACCGCTGATCGCGCTGCGGGCCGATATCGATGCCCTGCCGATCGATGAGCAAACCGACCAACCGTGGCGCTCGCAGCAGCCGGGCGTGATGCACGCCTGCGGCCACGATCTGCACAGTAGCGTAATGCTCGGTGTGGCACAGCAGCTAAAACGCATCGAAGCCCAATTGCCTGGCCGCGTGCGCATTCTGTTCCAGCCCGCGGAAGAGATTTTCACCGGCGCGAAACAGCTGCTGGCGGCAGGCGCACTTAACGATGTGCAGGCGATTTTTGGCCTGCATAACGCGCCGGATCTGCCCACCGGCACGCTGCGCACGCGCGGTGGCGCTTATTATGCCAACGTCGATCGTTTCCAAATCAATATCACCGGCAAAGGTGCGCACGCCGCGCGACCGCATGAAGGTATCGATAGCATTGTGATTGGCAGCCACATCGTCACCGCGCTGCAAACGCTGCCGAGCCGCGTGTTCAGCTCGCTGGAATCGGTGGTGGTTAGCGTAACGCGCTTCACGGCCGGCAATAGCTGGAATGTGTTGCCGCAAACGGTGGAGCTGGAAGGTACGGTGCGCACCCACAACGCTGAGATACGGGCACAAATCCCGCAGAAAATGACGGCGCTGATTAACGGTATTGCCGCCGGATTTGGCGCGCAGGTTGAGCTGGTGTGGCAGGAAGGTCCGCCATCGCTGGTCAACACGCCAGAATGGGCCGATTTCGCGCTGGATTTGGCTGCCGATCAGGGCTATGCAACGCAAATCGGCACGCCGCAAATGGGCGGCGAAGACTTTGCCTTTTACCTGCAGCAGCTGCCAGGCGCTTTCGTCAGCATTGGCAGCGCCAGTGAGTTTGGCCTGCATCACGCCGGTTTCGATCCGGATGAAGCGATGCTGGAACCAGCGGTGCATTACTTCACCGAGCTGGCGCAGCGCGCGCTGCTGACGCTGCGCCAACAACAGGCGCTGGCATCGTGACCCTAAGAGCAAGGAGAAAAGCGATGGCGATTCCTGTACCGGTTCCACGTCTCGACCATGTGGTGATTAATGTTGCTGACCAGCTAGACGACGCCAGCGCGCTGTTTCGTCGCCTGGGTTTTCAGCTTACCGAGCGTGGCCACCATTCGCTCGGTTCCAGCAATCACCTGGCGATCTTTGGTGATAACTATCTGGAGTTATTAGGTTTTGAAGCCGGGCGCGGCAATCTGCGCCAGGATTTGTGGCAGTCGCCGATTGGCCTGAGCGGTTTGGTGTGGAAAACCGAGGATGCCGATGCGGTGTGGCGCTATCTGGAGAGCCAGGATATCGACGGCGATCAACCGGCGAGCTTTTTCCGTCCGGTGACTTTGCCGGATGGCAGCGAGCAGGAAGCGCGTTTCCGCACGGTGCGGCTGCGTCCGTCGCTGATTGCCAATGGCCGCAGCTTCTTTTGCCAGCACGACACGCCAGATTCGGTATGGCAGGACGCGTGGCGCATCCATCCTAATGGCGTAAGCGATATCGTTGAGTTTGTGGTGGTTGCACAGGATCCCGCCGCCGCCGCACAGCCTTACAGCCGTTTGTTTGGCGCCGATAAGCTCACTGCCTGTCAGGAGGGCGCGTTTGTGTTGAAAGCGGGCGTGGCGACGGTGCGCTTTGCCGCCGCGGAGTACGTCACCCAGCGCTTTGCCAGTTTACCGCTCGATTACGACGGCAGCGCGCGCATGGCCGGATTAACCTTGCGCACTACCGATTTGCGCAAGGTAAAAGCGAGCCTGCTGCTTGGCGATGTAGCGTTTCGCGAAGAGGAGTCCGCGATTATTGTCGGTGCCGAACAGGCGTTTGGCGTGGCGTTAAGGTTTCAGCAGTAAACATCAGCGCAATTTATTGCACCGCTACAGAATGATTGCACATATTTGTAGCGGCGCGATTTATCGCGTGTATTAGTCGCGACTCCGTGCCCATCCAGATATTGCGCAATAAATTGCGCCGCTACGTTACGTGCGTTCTAAAATACCTTCATCCTCCTTGTCGGATTTATGCAGGTGAACATTGACCAGCCGATTGCATCTCGAAACCACCAGACTCACCTGCTCGCAGCTCGAGGAAGCCGACTGGGCTTTCTACCGAGAGCTACAGCTAGCGCCACAGGTCATGCACTACGTCGCGGACCAAAAATCCGAAGAAAAAATTCTCGCAGATTTTTCAGCAAGATTGCCGCTTTGGTCGCCCCAGAGCGAACATTGGCTGTGCCTGATAGTTCGTGAAAAACAGTCGGGCAATCGCATCGGCGTCAGCGGCTATATTCATCGCGACAGCGACTGTGCCGAGGTCGGCTTTCTGTTCGCGCCCGAAGCGCAAGGCAAAGGCTATGCGTATGAGTCGCTAATCGCGCTGTGTGACTATGCGTTTAAGGACGGCGGCATCCGGCGGCTTACTGCGACCGTTACCGCAGGCAATATGCCCTCACGTCGACTGCTGGAAAAAGTTGGCTTCGTATTGGAGGGGGAACT
The nucleotide sequence above comes from Pantoea nemavictus. Encoded proteins:
- a CDS encoding putative FMN-dependent luciferase-like monooxygenase — encoded protein: MTRKRIGFFTRLLDDTSAQQRYRLATEQIQHAERTGFDSAWIAQHHFHEKEGGLPSPLLFLAHVAAHTRTIRLGTGIITLAMENALRVAEDAAVLDLLSNGRLEVGLGSGGTATSFLPFGITIDQRASVFADHLHQLLSAWRGDTLGHPDNHLYPAAPTLAQRVWIATFSVEGAARAGLAGHGLMLSRTQPRPAGQPDLTLDQMQNPMIDAYLAALPPGIAPRILASRTAFVADSNDYARRLAEPGLQRQAAHFRESGHVVGHTLDEQARQLDAHFGDADRVRQSLLADSVLQRVTDISFQVHSIDPPHADILRSIELIADHIAPALRG
- a CDS encoding alkylhydroperoxidase domain protein; translated protein: MSQPFDLLNALADIDPASELAQARAERAAATQHTQGSYEVLFTQDDEDLPLAERFSLAAQVAAWHGVTALQAHYQQQAQPPAQNARFDAGLAFAELLSLHPVEAAPQHIETLQHAGWSPRGIVTLAQLIAFVSFQSRLLLGLRLLSGEETAAQPHAVAGKWHDAPLTLSGKTALTAFTQQELGWEPWLAAKPLNEFSADEQATLAKFGHSDSDYFRLLGRNQPLLEQRTLTDKGIFYAAGGLSRAERELAATVVSKVNGCIYCASVHARKASQLSKDEPAVQKLLNVAPGAELSHGQSARWAAQIDLVATLSITPAATSLKQLQALRDQGFSTLELLDLIQSAAFFAWANRLMLTLGEPFLPAQTQG
- a CDS encoding amidohydrolase; amino-acid sequence: MTDLSPQQLVRWRRELHQHPELSDQEFATTERLTRWLQQLNVKLLPLALKTGVVAEIGHGEPLIALRADIDALPIDEQTDQPWRSQQPGVMHACGHDLHSSVMLGVAQQLKRIEAQLPGRVRILFQPAEEIFTGAKQLLAAGALNDVQAIFGLHNAPDLPTGTLRTRGGAYYANVDRFQINITGKGAHAARPHEGIDSIVIGSHIVTALQTLPSRVFSSLESVVVSVTRFTAGNSWNVLPQTVELEGTVRTHNAEIRAQIPQKMTALINGIAAGFGAQVELVWQEGPPSLVNTPEWADFALDLAADQGYATQIGTPQMGGEDFAFYLQQLPGAFVSIGSASEFGLHHAGFDPDEAMLEPAVHYFTELAQRALLTLRQQQALAS
- a CDS encoding dipeptide ABC transporter ATP-binding protein → MSALLAIENLTLSYRQRGEWRAVVHHVSFELQPGEMVALVGESGSGKTTTAQAIIGLMAENGRRDSGKIVLNGTDIAGWSSKRLDSLRGVSISLVPQDPGNSLNPVKTIGDQVGEMLQLHLKISKAERQQRVLELLQKVGLSHPEQRLKQYPHQLSGGMKQRVLIAIALALRPQIIIADEPTSALDVTVQKRILDLLDVLRRESGTAVLFVTHDLALAAERADRLLVFRHGEVQEQGPAAQVINAPQHPYTRQLLQDADPGEAALAVPARANFSSPAIQLSGINKQFSLGRQQQLQVAKEVCVTVARGTTHALVGESGSGKTTLARILLGFEQADSGRVVIDGIDATALRGEAQRQLRRKIQFVYQNPFASLDPRQTLFAIIEEPLLNFEKLSREARRQRVEAVAQRVALPLDLLTRKPRELSGGQRQRVAIARALILQPAILVLDEATSALDVTVQAQILQLLQQLQRELGLTYLFITHDLATVRRIAHSVTVLHAGEVVEQGDTVTLFSAPQHAYTRALIDAIPAFRPLIKESA
- a CDS encoding VOC family protein, whose product is MAIPVPVPRLDHVVINVADQLDDASALFRRLGFQLTERGHHSLGSSNHLAIFGDNYLELLGFEAGRGNLRQDLWQSPIGLSGLVWKTEDADAVWRYLESQDIDGDQPASFFRPVTLPDGSEQEARFRTVRLRPSLIANGRSFFCQHDTPDSVWQDAWRIHPNGVSDIVEFVVVAQDPAAAAQPYSRLFGADKLTACQEGAFVLKAGVATVRFAAAEYVTQRFASLPLDYDGSARMAGLTLRTTDLRKVKASLLLGDVAFREEESAIIVGAEQAFGVALRFQQ
- a CDS encoding ABC transporter permease, with protein sequence MSLVDYATARQSNGKARASRALHIQPGLWLAWGVMLLALLAAFAPSLFTHFSPTEGVPGAQRLPPQAAYWLGTDQLGRDLYARIIYGASQSLSAAVAAVAMGLIGGTTLGVLAGAIGGRSENWLMRVVDVLLSIPSLLLSLSILILLGFGTVHAALAVGIASIASFARLARGEVVRVRRSEFVEAAYGSGGSFWRVLWRHILPNSLTAVIAFAALQFGQAILALSTLSFLGYGTPPPTPEWGLLIAEGRNYLATAWWLTTFPGIVVVAVVLAANRISRQLAGGDA
- a CDS encoding GNAT family N-acetyltransferase — its product is MTSRLHLETTRLTCSQLEEADWAFYRELQLAPQVMHYVADQKSEEKILADFSARLPLWSPQSEHWLCLIVREKQSGNRIGVSGYIHRDSDCAEVGFLFAPEAQGKGYAYESLIALCDYAFKDGGIRRLTATVTAGNMPSRRLLEKVGFVLEGELRESYWLRNTWHNDWLFGLLRGEYSTSLSL